In Cyanobium sp. Tous-M-B4, a single genomic region encodes these proteins:
- a CDS encoding HlyD family efflux transporter periplasmic adaptor subunit — translation MAKQSSSSDNTADSFLVELFERTLAWMRGRGGRSASPSPSASVVDQDLVRVRVDLIGNSGEPSALPPPPSLPAAGSVSGGEEYQNPFLPSSLLALQAHKNQGPVGGDWQFNQPVLLRPQKRSSRVLVWTIVCSTGAVVLWAFLAPLGETIAVQGKLQPGSRVKEVQAPVSGVVEAVLVREGDRVAAGQELLRYDLREARSKLAAATAVRGRLESENQIYASALGDRLASGLTANQREQLRSQATELTSRREVALQELRQSEERLRGLRRSYTVSADIAGRYKDLVRSGAASEVQLLQFLDAAEQLRSRIAEEERQLAGLRAQLASSQAVPGADLRGRIEANLRQISQLDDEIRQANLQLQYGQIKAGSSGVVFDLDVSRGSVVDAATPMLKLVPGDALEAKVFVPSKVIGFLEPGQSADLSLDTFPAADYGHLEATVLRIGSDALTPDEMRSALGAEATGLYYPTILRLQRQTLQAGRRLIPLKAGMSLTADIQLRQRPFIAILTGMFSDKRRELERLR, via the coding sequence ATGGCGAAACAGTCCTCCAGCTCCGACAACACCGCGGATTCCTTTCTGGTTGAGTTGTTTGAACGCACCCTGGCCTGGATGCGGGGGAGGGGCGGACGGTCCGCCTCCCCATCCCCCTCGGCCTCGGTCGTTGATCAGGATCTAGTGCGTGTGCGTGTCGATCTGATCGGCAATTCCGGCGAGCCCTCCGCCCTGCCGCCCCCCCCGTCGCTGCCGGCCGCGGGCTCGGTTTCAGGCGGCGAGGAGTACCAAAATCCTTTCCTGCCTTCGAGCCTTCTGGCCCTGCAGGCGCACAAAAACCAGGGCCCCGTCGGGGGTGACTGGCAGTTCAACCAACCCGTGCTGCTGCGTCCGCAGAAGCGCTCTTCGCGGGTGCTGGTTTGGACGATCGTCTGCAGCACAGGTGCGGTGGTGCTGTGGGCCTTTCTGGCCCCCCTGGGCGAGACCATCGCCGTGCAGGGCAAGCTTCAGCCCGGCAGCCGCGTCAAGGAGGTGCAGGCACCGGTGTCAGGTGTGGTGGAGGCCGTTCTGGTCAGGGAGGGTGACAGGGTGGCGGCAGGACAGGAACTGCTTCGCTACGACCTGCGTGAGGCCCGCAGCAAGCTGGCAGCCGCGACGGCGGTGCGCGGTCGCCTGGAGAGCGAAAACCAGATCTATGCCTCCGCCCTGGGCGATCGACTCGCCTCCGGCCTAACGGCCAATCAGCGGGAACAGCTGCGTAGTCAGGCCACTGAACTCACCAGCCGGCGTGAGGTGGCCCTGCAGGAGTTGCGTCAAAGCGAGGAGCGGCTGCGTGGCCTGCGCCGCTCCTACACCGTTTCAGCTGACATCGCTGGCCGCTACAAGGATCTGGTGCGCAGTGGCGCCGCCAGTGAGGTGCAGCTGCTGCAGTTTCTTGATGCCGCTGAGCAGCTGCGCAGCAGGATCGCCGAGGAGGAGCGCCAACTCGCCGGTCTAAGAGCCCAACTGGCTAGCTCTCAGGCTGTTCCAGGCGCCGACCTGCGGGGCCGCATCGAGGCAAATCTGCGCCAGATCAGCCAGCTCGACGACGAGATCCGTCAGGCGAACCTCCAGCTGCAGTATGGCCAGATCAAGGCTGGCAGCTCCGGTGTGGTTTTCGACCTCGATGTCTCCCGCGGCAGCGTGGTGGATGCCGCCACGCCGATGCTGAAGCTGGTGCCCGGGGACGCGCTTGAGGCGAAGGTCTTCGTGCCCAGCAAGGTGATCGGTTTCCTAGAACCCGGACAGTCGGCCGATCTTTCGCTCGATACCTTCCCCGCTGCCGATTACGGCCACCTTGAGGCCACGGTGCTGCGCATCGGCTCCGACGCGCTCACTCCCGATGAGATGAGGTCTGCCCTTGGCGCCGAGGCCACTGGCCTCTACTACCCCACGATCCTGAGGCTGCAGCGCCAGACGCTTCAGGCTGGCCGCCGGCTCATCCCGCTCAAAGCCGGCATGAGCCTGACGGCCGACATTCAGCTGCGCCAGCGGCCCTTCATTGCCATCCTCACCGGGATGTTCTCGGACAAGCGCCGTGAACTGGAGCGGCTGCGTTGA